The following proteins come from a genomic window of Girardinichthys multiradiatus isolate DD_20200921_A chromosome 8, DD_fGirMul_XY1, whole genome shotgun sequence:
- the LOC124872120 gene encoding uncharacterized protein LOC124872120 isoform X4: protein MERAKPPGKVIGAKFPPSSSTPPTRTPAPLPRTKPTPEPPSLVISDPTGRNSSLDNMISKSSLIRSGNPSVYQLRPKKEKSSKLTRITVGEKDASKKNKTILLVGETGAGKSTLINALVNFTMGVKFQDNIWFQIVKEVGHQTSDVTVYEIFGFEGKTMSCSLTIIDTPGFGSTRGIEHDANITQSLFNLFQAGDGVQELHGVGLVMKASDNRLSDRLMYILNSVMSLFGKNIEDNIVVLITHSNGRKPKNVLQALEASTIKCAKNEKKQPVCYLFNNCQNEDREEEAEYLQGANKITERGMTEFTAFLEKCPPRKLKTTVDVIQERIKLTACIQNLQEKIIRTEQKQKQIRKIQDNLMKYKEEMKNNEDFALEIEESYKVKEPIKAGNWFKDASFEKAMCCTRCEENCHYPGCVLAPSPAFCDVIKGGHCIVCTGKCPTSFHVKEKWRYVTKTKIVQMTLKEMQQNYEKSKTEREKNLTYLESLETSMKHLTAEKSQLLDESYNHVVNLEKIALKVETASTLVQLDFLIEKMKEAGDTKRVRKLERIKRNMGEGSRAALQYHHNPENQQ from the coding sequence GAATTCTTCACTGGACAACATGATCTCCAAAAGTTCTCTGATTCGATCAGGAAATCCATCCGTTTACCAACTGAgaccaaagaaagaaaaatcttcTAAACTGACAAGAATCACTGTCGGTGAGAAAGATGCaagcaagaaaaataaaaccatcttACTAGTTGGTGAAACTGGAGCAGGAAAATCCACTCTGATCAATGCACTGGTCAACTTCACCATGGGAGTGAAGTTTCAGGATAACATCTGGTTTCAAATAGTGAAGGAGGTGGGCCACCAAACATCCGATGTGACTGTGTATGAAATATTTGGTTTTGAAGGTAAAACCATGTCCTGCTCTCTGACCATCATTGATACTCCAGGATTTGGAAGCACTAGAGGGATAGAACATGATGCCAACATCACTCAGAGTTTATTTAACTTGTTTCAAGCAGGCGATGGGGTTCAAGAACTTCATGGAGTGGGTCTGGTGATGAAAGCCAGTGATAATCGACTGAGTGACCGACTGATGTACATCCTGAATTCAGTCATGTCGTTGTTTGGAAAAAACATAGAAGACAACATCGTAGTTCTCATCACCCACTCAAATGGAAGAAAACCGAAGAATGTCCTTCAAGCTCTTGAAGCATCAACCATTAAATGTGCCAAAAATGAGAAGAAGCAGCCTGTCTGCTACCTGTTTAATAACTGCCAGAACGAAGACCGCGAAGAAGAAGCAGAATACCTGCAAGGTGCCAATAAGATAACCGAAAGAGGAATGACAGAGTTCACTGCCTTTCTGGAAAAATGTCCTCCTCGAAAACTGAAGACAACTGTTGATGTTATCCAGGAACGCATCAAACTGACAGCCTGCATCCAAAACCTGCAGGAAAAAATAATCAGAactgaacaaaaacagaagcaaaTCAGAAAAATTCAAGATAATctgatgaaatataaagaagaGATGAAGAATAATGAAGATTTTGCTTTAGAAATAGAGGAGTCCTACAAAGTCAAAGAACCTATCAAAGCTGGAAACTGGTTTAAAGATGCTTCCTTTGAAAAAGCTATGTGCTGTACACGCTGTGAGGAGAACTGTCACTATCCTGGATGCGTACTGGCCCCGAGTCCTGCCTtctgtgatgtcatcaaagGAGGTCACTGCATCGTTTGTACTGGAAAGTGTCCAACATCTTTTCACGTGAAAGAAAAGTGGAGATATGTGACCAAGACAAAAATAGTTCAGATGACTCTGAAAGAAATGCAGCAAAACTATGAAAAGAGTAAaactgaaagagagaaaaacttGACTTACTTAGAAAGTCTGGAGACCAGCATGAAACATCTGACAGCAGAGAAATCTCAGCTGCTGGATGAGTCCTACAACCATGTCGTCAACCTGGAGAAGATCGCTCTCAAAGTCGAGACAGCATCTACTTTAGTCCAATTGGACTTCCTGATTGAGAAGATGAAAGAAGCAGGAGACACCAAGAGGGTCCGGAAACTtgaaagaattaaaagaaatatggGTGAAGGAAGCAGAGCAGCTTTACAATATCATCATAATCCTGAGAATCAACAATAA
- the derl2 gene encoding derlin-2: MAYQTLQQEYLQIPVVTRAYTTACVLTTAAVQLEIITPFQLYFNPDLILRNYQVWRLITNFLFFGPVGFNFLFNMIFLYRYCRMLEEGSFRGRTADFVFMFLFGGLLMTIFGMFVSLVFLGQAFTIMLVYIWSRRNPNIRMNFFGLLNFQAPFLPWVLMGFSLLLGNSIIVDLLGIAVGHVYYFLEDVFPNQPGGGRWLKTPSIIKMLFDTPEEDANYNPLPEDRPGGFAWGEGQRLGG; encoded by the exons ATGGCCTACCAGACCCTCCAGCAGGAATATTTACAGATTCCTGTTGTTACCAGAGCCTACACCACGGCCTGCGTCCTCACCACGGCTGCAGTG CAACTGGAGATCATCACACCGTTCCAGCTCTACTTTAATCCAGATCTGATTCTGAGGAACTACCAG GTATGGCGACTAATAACCAACTTCCTGTTTTTTGGTCCAGTCGGCTTCAATTTCCTGTTCAACATGATATTTCT GTACAGATACTGTCGGATGCTGGAGGAGGGCTCGTTCAGGGGCCGAACGGCTGACTTTGTCTTCATGTTCCTGTTTGGTGGCCTTCTCATGACC ATCTTCGGCATGTTTGTGAGCCTCGTCTTCCTCGGCCAGGCCTTCACCATCATGCTCGTCTACATCTGGAGTCGAAGGAACCCAAACATTCGCATGAATTTCTTCGGCCTCCTGAATTTCCAGGCCCCCTTCCTGCCCTGGGTGCTGATGGGATTCTCCCTCCTGCTGGGGAACTCCATCATTGTCGACCTTTTAG GGATTGCTGTCGGTCATGTCTACTACTTCTTGGAGGACGTTTTTCCCAACCAACCAGGAGGAGGAAGGTGGCTGAAGACTCCATCAATCAT AAAGATGCTGTTCGACACCCCAGAGGAAGACGCCAACTACAACCCGCTGCCTGAGGACCGACCCGGAGGCTTCGCGTGGGGCGAGGGTCAGCGCCTCGGAGGGTAA